One Pyrofollis japonicus DNA window includes the following coding sequences:
- the pyrD gene encoding dihydroorotate dehydrogenase PyrD: MESPLAVSVAGLRLQHPVMNASGILGSSREGFARLASAGVAAIVTKSFTRESRRGYPTPIAVPLEYGLLNAVGLSNPGAEALPGLVAEAKKHGVPVVVSIAGGGVDEFVEVAGIAEEAGADAVELNLSCPHAEGRGLELGMDPAMVRRIVGAVSSTVRVPVLAKLGLSDRILESAGAALEAGARGLVLINTIRAMRIDVWAKTPILGNIVGGLSGPAIHPIAVRVVYEVYAEHGADIVGVGGVYDWETAVELILAGARAVQVGTAIIAKGEQVISEIVDGLRRYLKVIGAQGISEIVGAAHRR, translated from the coding sequence TTGGAGAGCCCATTAGCTGTGAGCGTGGCTGGCCTAAGGCTCCAGCACCCCGTCATGAATGCTAGCGGCATTCTCGGCTCGAGTAGAGAGGGCTTTGCCCGGCTGGCTTCGGCCGGCGTGGCGGCTATAGTGACTAAGTCGTTTACCCGTGAGTCTCGCCGAGGCTATCCTACGCCCATAGCTGTGCCCCTGGAGTATGGACTGCTCAATGCTGTTGGGCTGAGCAACCCGGGCGCAGAGGCGTTGCCGGGGCTCGTGGCGGAGGCCAAGAAGCACGGAGTACCGGTCGTTGTGAGCATTGCTGGCGGCGGTGTTGACGAGTTCGTAGAGGTTGCAGGAATCGCTGAGGAGGCTGGGGCGGACGCTGTTGAGCTGAACCTTAGCTGCCCCCACGCTGAGGGCAGGGGACTCGAACTGGGCATGGACCCGGCAATGGTTAGGAGGATAGTTGGCGCTGTTTCGTCCACGGTGAGGGTGCCGGTTCTCGCTAAGCTGGGTCTGAGCGACCGTATCCTTGAATCGGCTGGTGCTGCGCTAGAGGCGGGGGCAAGGGGGCTCGTACTCATAAACACTATACGGGCTATGAGGATCGATGTCTGGGCGAAGACGCCGATACTCGGCAACATTGTTGGCGGGCTCTCGGGCCCAGCCATACATCCTATCGCGGTGCGTGTCGTCTACGAGGTGTACGCTGAGCATGGCGCAGACATAGTAGGCGTTGGAGGAGTCTATGACTGGGAGACAGCGGTCGAACTCATCTTGGCGGGCGCGAGGGCCGTACAAGTAGGAACGGCTATAATCGCGAAGGGGGAGCAGGTTATCAGCGAGATAGTTGATGGCCTACGAAGGTACCTAAAAGTGATCGGGGCACAGGGTATCAGTGAGATCGTTGGTGCCGCTCATCGCCGCTAA
- the pyrF gene encoding orotidine-5'-phosphate decarboxylase: MGSPSRYARSKGWRSPLIEWLGHDAWLRPYNTVIAGLNSPEQALSSKVMVYHGMGLIVAFDKGGVDEAAALVGKLCGVVDGFKVGVPFLLANGAASAGALREKCPSALWVADLKLADIGYVMGLTASIVAPFFDAVIAHGFVGYEGGLDELKRLLDEKDRKLIVVASMSHPGAAKTYDKVLGEVLEAIEAAKPWGVVAPATRPSIIRLVRERLGNTVKILAPGVGAQGARPGEALCAGADYEIVGRAITGSENPVEAARRIIEEQRKTLSSCRGAGQP; this comes from the coding sequence ATGGGCTCTCCAAGCCGCTATGCCCGGAGCAAGGGATGGCGTAGCCCCCTTATAGAGTGGCTCGGTCATGACGCCTGGCTAAGGCCTTATAACACCGTGATAGCGGGGCTGAATAGTCCCGAGCAAGCTCTCAGCAGTAAAGTGATGGTGTATCACGGTATGGGCTTGATAGTCGCCTTTGATAAAGGGGGAGTAGACGAGGCAGCAGCTCTTGTTGGGAAACTATGCGGCGTGGTCGACGGCTTCAAGGTCGGGGTTCCCTTTCTCCTAGCCAACGGCGCCGCGTCTGCAGGGGCTCTAAGAGAGAAGTGTCCTAGTGCGCTATGGGTCGCTGACTTGAAGCTCGCAGACATAGGCTACGTGATGGGGCTCACTGCTAGCATCGTTGCCCCCTTCTTCGACGCAGTGATAGCTCACGGCTTTGTTGGCTACGAGGGAGGCCTCGACGAGCTCAAAAGGCTTCTCGACGAGAAGGATAGGAAACTAATAGTAGTTGCGTCGATGAGCCACCCAGGCGCAGCTAAGACGTACGACAAGGTCCTCGGCGAGGTACTTGAAGCCATAGAGGCTGCTAAGCCCTGGGGCGTAGTGGCCCCGGCTACGCGGCCAAGCATCATACGCCTCGTGAGGGAGAGGCTAGGGAATACAGTGAAGATACTTGCTCCGGGCGTTGGGGCGCAGGGGGCTAGGCCTGGCGAAGCCCTCTGCGCTGGAGCAGACTACGAGATCGTTGGGAGAGCGATAACCGGCTCAGAGAACCCCGTGGAGGCGGCTCGGAGGATAATCGAGGAGCAGAGGAAAACGCTTAGTAGCTGCAGAGGAGCCGGCCAACCATAG
- the malQ gene encoding 4-alpha-glucanotransferase has product MLIGRAYGVLLHVTSLPSPYGVGDFGPEAYRFVDFLVEAGSGYWQVLPLVPTSEAYGNSPYASDSSFALNPLLVSPDLLVEEGLLPKAFPEQIRLPPHTRADYPKAYGVKEKALRKAYESFLEKRDEYRRCLEEFVARNEYWLRDYALFVALREKYGSPWTRWPRELRERRPSALREAEKELAGIVDYVVFQQFVAEKQWMRLKAYAGQRGVKIIGDIPYYVMHDSADVWANQELFKLDEKGEPLYVSGVPPDYFSKTGQLWGTPVYNWEKHREQGFKWWLSRIGRSLELYDLVRLDHFRGFLAYWEVLAGSKTAAKGRWVRTPYEDFFRAVVSRYPTLPFIAEDLGFITPDVREVMRRLGLPGMRVLVFAFGGSPFNEHLPHNYEQNLAVYTSTHDTNTAKGWYTEEARPVNKLFLRRYAGVRVTRENVHRILIRMAMSSIAALAVIPVQDVLGLGKEARMNRPGTARGNWEWRLLPNQLKEEHAKWLRELASLYARTGA; this is encoded by the coding sequence TTGCTCATCGGGAGAGCGTATGGAGTACTTCTCCATGTAACCTCTCTTCCATCACCATACGGTGTTGGTGATTTCGGTCCCGAGGCGTACCGGTTCGTAGACTTTCTCGTAGAGGCGGGTAGCGGGTACTGGCAAGTACTCCCCCTGGTCCCCACGAGCGAGGCCTATGGCAACTCGCCCTATGCGAGCGACTCCTCTTTCGCACTCAACCCTCTCCTCGTTAGCCCAGACCTCCTCGTAGAGGAGGGTCTCCTCCCCAAAGCCTTCCCCGAGCAGATAAGGCTCCCTCCCCACACCAGGGCTGATTACCCGAAGGCCTACGGTGTTAAGGAGAAGGCTCTGCGCAAAGCCTACGAGTCCTTCCTCGAGAAAAGAGACGAGTATAGGAGATGCCTAGAGGAGTTCGTCGCGCGTAACGAGTACTGGCTAAGAGACTACGCATTGTTCGTGGCGCTCCGAGAGAAATACGGGTCGCCGTGGACCAGGTGGCCAAGGGAGCTAAGGGAGAGGAGGCCAAGCGCCCTCCGGGAAGCAGAGAAAGAGCTAGCAGGCATAGTGGACTATGTTGTTTTCCAGCAGTTCGTTGCCGAGAAGCAGTGGATGAGGCTCAAGGCCTACGCGGGCCAGAGAGGGGTCAAGATAATAGGCGATATACCGTACTACGTTATGCACGACAGCGCCGACGTCTGGGCAAACCAGGAGCTCTTCAAGCTTGACGAGAAGGGCGAACCGCTCTACGTTAGCGGGGTCCCGCCCGACTATTTCAGCAAGACCGGGCAGCTGTGGGGGACGCCCGTCTACAACTGGGAGAAGCACAGAGAGCAGGGCTTCAAGTGGTGGCTGAGCCGGATAGGCAGGAGCCTCGAGCTATACGACTTAGTGAGGCTCGACCATTTCCGCGGCTTCCTCGCCTACTGGGAGGTACTTGCGGGCAGCAAGACGGCCGCCAAGGGGCGATGGGTTAGGACGCCCTACGAGGACTTCTTCAGAGCAGTGGTGTCGCGGTATCCTACGCTGCCCTTCATAGCAGAGGACCTTGGCTTCATAACCCCCGACGTCAGGGAGGTTATGAGGCGTCTCGGCCTCCCCGGAATGAGGGTCCTCGTCTTCGCCTTCGGGGGCAGCCCGTTCAACGAGCACCTTCCCCACAACTATGAGCAAAACCTAGCAGTATACACCAGTACTCATGACACGAACACGGCTAAGGGCTGGTACACCGAGGAGGCGAGGCCCGTCAATAAGCTGTTCCTGCGCCGCTACGCGGGCGTGAGGGTTACCCGGGAGAACGTGCACCGCATCCTCATAAGGATGGCCATGTCGTCTATCGCGGCACTTGCTGTCATCCCTGTCCAAGACGTGCTGGGGCTAGGCAAGGAGGCCAGGATGAACCGCCCAGGCACTGCTAGGGGTAACTGGGAGTGGAGGCTCCTACCCAACCAGCTCAAAGAAGAGCACGCGAAGTGGCTGAGGGAACTAGCCTCCCTCTACGCCAGGACGGGTGCGTAG
- a CDS encoding glycosyltransferase: protein MTSALVIVSVTPEIGLEELYTYAGGLGVLEGDKFLAAGLRGLDYVVLTLFYRKGYVDYPLSTDPVPMEQQHPVDPGRVLKREQELVVTLRGEEVVVEPLVYEKGRAHTVFFNAVHPDWAARLTERVYIEGSEEERLYKYVLLAKASAKYIEERIGLGNVEVVDLQEAYSVLVMFALGDQARYRFITHTPGPWGHPVFPTSILREEFGAELEGDKVVLTLIGFQRAEKSFTVSKKHLEITRKIFPEHADKLDYITNGVCVERWMAKPLKDLLGNKKPEETTIDELREKHETLRRALVSLVARHKPDIEQWRDKPILVWARRITRYKRPYFVTRLLRENPDAANKAFFVLAGKPHPADKEGQAFLREFIALSQKEANVAYIPGYDIEKAKTLLSGGDYLLFTPFSGWEACGTSYMKSMINAVPPISSRDGGALELVEHRVTGWLFGHDNHDFIDLGSEEAKRIDEEDFQDFSTTVSEALGAWRSDEYWKIGLNALKKALREASALRMLRQYYPWRRELQGCQR, encoded by the coding sequence GTGACCAGCGCCTTGGTCATAGTATCGGTTACGCCCGAGATAGGGCTGGAAGAGCTCTACACGTATGCTGGCGGCCTAGGAGTCCTCGAGGGGGACAAGTTCCTCGCAGCCGGGCTAAGAGGCCTCGACTACGTTGTGCTTACTCTCTTCTACAGGAAAGGCTACGTAGACTACCCGCTGAGCACCGACCCCGTGCCCATGGAGCAGCAGCACCCCGTTGACCCCGGTCGTGTTTTGAAGAGGGAACAGGAGCTTGTAGTCACTCTCCGCGGGGAAGAGGTCGTAGTAGAGCCTCTCGTCTACGAGAAGGGGCGAGCACACACAGTATTCTTCAACGCAGTGCACCCTGATTGGGCGGCTCGTCTCACTGAGCGAGTATACATAGAGGGGTCCGAAGAGGAGCGCCTCTACAAGTACGTGTTGCTCGCAAAGGCCTCGGCCAAGTACATCGAGGAGAGAATCGGCCTCGGCAACGTAGAGGTTGTCGACCTACAGGAGGCCTATAGCGTCCTCGTAATGTTCGCGCTCGGCGACCAGGCCAGGTACAGGTTCATAACGCATACCCCGGGGCCCTGGGGGCACCCCGTCTTCCCGACCAGTATTCTCCGGGAAGAGTTCGGCGCCGAGCTGGAAGGCGACAAGGTGGTATTGACGCTGATCGGGTTCCAGCGGGCAGAGAAATCATTCACAGTCTCAAAGAAGCACTTGGAGATAACTAGGAAGATATTCCCAGAACACGCAGACAAGCTAGACTACATCACAAACGGCGTCTGTGTTGAACGGTGGATGGCAAAGCCCCTCAAGGACCTCCTAGGAAACAAGAAGCCCGAGGAAACAACCATTGACGAGCTCAGGGAGAAGCACGAGACCTTGCGCAGGGCACTGGTCTCACTAGTAGCTAGGCATAAGCCCGACATAGAGCAGTGGCGCGACAAGCCGATACTTGTATGGGCTAGGAGAATAACCAGGTACAAGAGACCATACTTTGTTACCCGCTTGCTACGAGAAAACCCCGATGCAGCCAACAAGGCGTTCTTCGTCCTAGCAGGGAAGCCGCACCCCGCCGACAAGGAGGGCCAGGCCTTCCTGAGGGAATTCATAGCGCTCTCCCAGAAAGAGGCTAATGTCGCCTACATACCCGGATACGACATAGAAAAGGCGAAGACACTGCTCAGTGGAGGCGACTACCTCCTCTTCACGCCCTTCTCCGGCTGGGAGGCTTGCGGCACAAGCTACATGAAATCAATGATCAACGCTGTTCCACCGATAAGCTCGCGGGACGGCGGAGCCCTAGAACTCGTTGAGCACAGGGTAACCGGATGGCTCTTCGGCCACGACAACCACGACTTCATAGACCTCGGCTCCGAGGAGGCGAAGAGGATAGACGAGGAAGACTTCCAGGACTTCTCCACCACGGTCTCAGAAGCCTTGGGTGCCTGGAGGAGCGACGAGTACTGGAAAATAGGGCTAAACGCGTTGAAGAAGGCGCTCCGAGAGGCGAGCGCGCTGAGAATGCTCAGACAATACTATCCATGGCGCAGAGAGCTACAAGGTTGTCAGAGGTAG
- a CDS encoding DUF3267 domain-containing protein: MGAIAGPGKHVELAKFKPFYIGLLLSIAILIASPLLFATRCSYAPCRSSSAVLGLLGAIGAALLLVAIHESAHYTAARLLHVPGARLVFNRRLGAVMLDYNYMTPKQYVVVALAPQLLTPILLWAAILTSGFAALALCIMGAANLAGGAPDIVNALYFGLVHGSAERFHLLYRWDGSVEGGVVEYRDKLVVYVMRTA, translated from the coding sequence ATGGGAGCCATAGCTGGTCCTGGAAAACATGTAGAGCTTGCAAAGTTCAAGCCCTTCTACATCGGCCTCCTCTTATCCATAGCTATTCTGATCGCTTCGCCACTGCTCTTCGCTACAAGGTGCAGCTATGCTCCATGTAGATCGTCTAGCGCGGTACTCGGGTTGCTCGGCGCCATAGGGGCTGCACTGCTCCTTGTAGCGATCCACGAGTCGGCCCACTATACTGCTGCCAGGCTCCTACACGTTCCGGGAGCAAGGCTGGTGTTTAACCGGAGGCTTGGCGCAGTAATGCTCGACTACAACTACATGACCCCGAAGCAATACGTCGTGGTTGCCCTAGCCCCGCAGCTCCTCACGCCTATCCTGCTGTGGGCTGCTATACTCACAAGTGGCTTCGCAGCATTGGCGCTCTGCATCATGGGTGCAGCAAACCTCGCTGGCGGGGCACCAGACATAGTCAATGCGCTCTACTTCGGCCTAGTACACGGCAGTGCTGAGCGCTTCCACCTCCTCTATCGCTGGGATGGTAGCGTTGAGGGAGGAGTAGTAGAGTACAGAGACAAGCTAGTAGTATACGTGATGAGAACTGCGTAA
- a CDS encoding PaREP1 family protein has translation MNEAVVLRGRLARRIREEAKKLGFSVDEYLVELLSQNMDPRDRAREYVEAAMDLLKEAKEELSRGNVRQAAEKLWGAVALAVKAYAYWREGRRLTSHGELWEYKRRLEEELGEWVSDAWFAGNSMHVCFYEGWCAERDVEDAYKRIEKLVKEVASLIKQGNQAS, from the coding sequence TTGAATGAAGCCGTGGTCCTTCGTGGTAGGCTTGCTAGGCGTATCAGGGAGGAAGCCAAGAAACTTGGCTTCAGCGTTGACGAGTATCTAGTAGAGCTTCTTAGCCAGAACATGGATCCACGGGACAGGGCTAGGGAGTATGTAGAAGCCGCCATGGACTTGCTAAAAGAGGCCAAGGAGGAGCTCAGCAGAGGCAATGTTAGACAAGCCGCCGAGAAGCTTTGGGGAGCCGTTGCTCTAGCCGTCAAGGCCTATGCTTACTGGAGGGAGGGTAGGAGGTTGACAAGCCATGGAGAGCTATGGGAGTATAAGAGGAGGCTCGAGGAAGAGCTTGGAGAATGGGTTAGTGATGCATGGTTTGCCGGTAACTCAATGCATGTTTGTTTCTATGAGGGCTGGTGTGCCGAGAGAGACGTAGAGGATGCTTATAAGAGGATTGAGAAGCTGGTAAAAGAGGTCGCATCCCTCATAAAGCAGGGAAACCAAGCTAGTTAG
- the hepT gene encoding type VII toxin-antitoxin system HepT family RNase toxin — protein sequence MTRVSREQLEMFLREASEAISEAKRLVRRDFETFMASLEARYALRYALIAFVEAVTDAITLVLEADHGVAPDSYREAVLLAAEKGIIPYSLAERLVKLVSLRNMLVHRYWRIDDARLYRETRENVTYAKSILEALKKYVETIDP from the coding sequence ATGACAAGGGTGAGTCGCGAACAACTGGAGATGTTCCTACGAGAAGCTAGTGAAGCCATTAGCGAGGCGAAGAGACTCGTGCGTAGGGATTTTGAGACATTTATGGCAAGTCTTGAGGCGCGCTATGCTCTTCGCTATGCCCTTATAGCGTTTGTTGAGGCTGTAACCGATGCTATAACCCTAGTATTGGAAGCAGATCATGGAGTAGCTCCCGACTCTTATCGCGAAGCTGTACTCTTAGCCGCCGAAAAGGGCATAATACCCTATTCTCTTGCAGAAAGGCTAGTAAAGCTGGTTTCGCTTCGAAATATGCTTGTGCACCGCTACTGGCGCATAGATGATGCAAGACTATATAGGGAAACACGTGAAAACGTAACATATGCGAAGAGTATACTAGAGGCTTTGAAGAAGTATGTCGAGACTATCGATCCGTGA
- a CDS encoding nucleotidyltransferase domain-containing protein: MSRLSIREDIKKRSIRFNEKQLEAIKNLLASALQQRDEVVLAILFGGLLIRGKPVRDIDVAVYTDYRVGSEEWPVYVDELRHNLEKLLRIELGIEKAVDVVLLEYAPPKLRAEILSKGLILVDKVPGIRSVLLLHARDELARFTRRLSRETAQLAV, encoded by the coding sequence ATGTCGAGACTATCGATCCGTGAGGACATAAAGAAGCGTAGTATAAGATTTAATGAGAAACAACTAGAGGCTATTAAGAACCTGTTAGCTAGTGCTTTGCAACAACGCGATGAAGTAGTATTAGCGATTCTCTTCGGGGGCTTATTGATACGCGGCAAACCCGTTAGAGATATCGATGTAGCAGTCTATACTGACTATAGGGTTGGGTCTGAAGAGTGGCCTGTCTATGTAGACGAGTTGCGTCATAATCTTGAGAAGCTCCTGCGCATTGAGCTTGGTATCGAGAAGGCAGTAGACGTAGTGCTCTTAGAATACGCTCCTCCAAAGCTAAGGGCAGAAATCCTCTCTAAGGGCTTAATCCTCGTAGATAAGGTGCCCGGAATTAGGAGTGTGCTTCTCCTGCATGCGAGAGACGAGCTTGCAAGGTTTACTCGCCGTTTATCACGGGAAACTGCGCAGCTAGCGGTTTAA
- a CDS encoding S9 family peptidase — translation MPEKKVRPESLDGLVLVSSPSVPAEDPGKVFYVATKISLETDRYESTIMLYDAVHGSARVLQSGPSDTCPLPSPDGSRYVFVHRAEQGQRQQKGSKLPGLELRLATPDSTGSMLLARIQGLASASWAPGSRRLVVAIATGRPDEDVKIVEHLPVWFNGKGYVYNTRVKPFIIDADSGAMEEIDLGLEWVQVGSVDWSPDGRYIAMAVSYDEEKPYLTRIYIYDTVRGEHWVLADGLSGYGEVAWSPDSKKLAYLGHRREHGFATHNKVIVFGLDGSEECLTCGLGRNASNTVNSDVRGPSCTRRLLWTRRGIVFLVSDHGEVKLYAVDEGGEPRPLVAPSGAVVDEFSATRSGELVAYTLMTPTSPKELYIYRDGVAKKVTRHTEAWTRRHLLSEPQRIEFVASDGEPIEGWVLRPPRGVEEKGWVLYIHGGPKTMWGYGFIHEFHVLASHGYTVVYVNPRGSDGYSEEFADIRCKYGERDYQDLMEAAQYAVEKLGLPKDKAAVMGGSYGGFMTNWVIGHTDFFRAAVTMRSISNWISMYGTTDIGWYFVEDQICCTPWRDAEKCWEKSPLKYADRVKTPTLIIHSDQDYRCWLDQALQLYTALKLHHVPTRLAIFPGESHDLSRSGKPKHRVKRLQLILEWLDKHLAGEKKEEQERKEDTR, via the coding sequence TTGCCGGAGAAGAAAGTTAGGCCCGAGAGCCTGGACGGACTCGTCCTTGTCTCGAGCCCTAGTGTCCCCGCAGAGGACCCGGGCAAGGTCTTCTACGTGGCCACGAAGATATCGCTGGAGACCGACCGCTACGAGTCAACCATAATGCTGTACGATGCCGTGCATGGCTCGGCCCGCGTGCTGCAGAGCGGGCCCAGCGACACCTGCCCACTCCCCTCGCCCGACGGGTCGCGATACGTCTTCGTACACCGAGCGGAGCAGGGCCAGAGGCAGCAGAAGGGCTCTAAGCTGCCCGGCTTGGAGCTGAGGCTCGCAACCCCCGACTCCACGGGCAGCATGCTCCTCGCAAGGATACAGGGGCTGGCCTCTGCCTCGTGGGCTCCTGGCTCCCGGCGACTAGTAGTAGCCATAGCTACTGGTAGGCCCGATGAGGACGTCAAGATAGTTGAGCACCTACCTGTCTGGTTTAACGGCAAGGGCTACGTCTACAATACCAGGGTTAAGCCCTTCATAATAGACGCTGACTCTGGGGCAATGGAGGAGATTGACCTAGGGCTGGAATGGGTGCAAGTGGGTAGCGTTGACTGGAGCCCGGACGGGAGATACATTGCCATGGCAGTGTCCTATGACGAGGAGAAGCCCTACCTCACGAGGATCTACATCTACGACACTGTTAGGGGAGAGCACTGGGTTCTAGCAGACGGGCTGAGCGGCTACGGAGAGGTAGCCTGGTCCCCTGACTCCAAGAAGCTGGCCTATCTGGGGCATCGCAGGGAGCATGGCTTCGCGACCCACAACAAGGTAATAGTGTTCGGGCTCGATGGGTCGGAGGAGTGCCTAACCTGCGGCCTGGGCCGCAACGCCTCCAATACCGTGAACAGTGATGTGAGGGGGCCTAGCTGTACCCGCCGCCTCCTATGGACTAGGAGGGGCATAGTGTTCCTCGTGAGCGATCATGGAGAGGTGAAGCTCTACGCGGTGGACGAGGGAGGGGAGCCGAGGCCCCTAGTGGCTCCTAGCGGTGCCGTGGTCGACGAGTTCTCGGCGACGAGGAGCGGAGAACTAGTAGCCTACACTCTCATGACGCCTACGAGCCCCAAGGAGCTCTACATCTACCGGGACGGCGTCGCCAAGAAGGTGACGAGGCACACAGAGGCGTGGACTAGGAGGCACTTGCTCAGCGAGCCACAGCGCATAGAGTTCGTGGCGAGTGACGGCGAGCCTATAGAGGGATGGGTGCTCCGCCCGCCGAGGGGCGTCGAGGAGAAGGGATGGGTGCTCTACATCCACGGTGGCCCCAAGACCATGTGGGGCTACGGCTTCATACACGAGTTCCACGTGCTAGCAAGCCACGGCTACACAGTGGTCTATGTCAACCCGAGGGGCAGCGACGGGTATAGCGAGGAGTTCGCAGACATAAGGTGCAAGTACGGCGAAAGAGACTACCAAGACCTAATGGAAGCCGCCCAGTACGCCGTAGAGAAGCTGGGACTCCCCAAGGACAAGGCAGCAGTCATGGGCGGGAGCTACGGAGGCTTCATGACAAACTGGGTCATAGGGCACACCGACTTCTTCCGGGCAGCTGTCACGATGAGAAGCATATCTAACTGGATAAGCATGTACGGCACCACGGACATAGGATGGTACTTCGTAGAAGACCAGATATGCTGCACACCGTGGAGGGACGCCGAGAAGTGCTGGGAGAAGAGCCCGCTAAAGTACGCGGACCGCGTAAAGACGCCTACGCTGATAATTCACAGCGACCAGGACTACAGGTGCTGGCTAGACCAAGCCCTTCAGCTATACACGGCGCTCAAGCTCCACCACGTCCCAACGAGGCTAGCAATATTCCCTGGAGAGAGCCACGACCTGTCGAGGAGCGGCAAGCCAAAGCACAGGGTGAAGAGGCTCCAGCTGATACTAGAGTGGCTTGACAAGCACCTGGCCGGCGAAAAGAAGGAGGAGCAGGAGAGGAAAGAGGACACACGGTGA
- a CDS encoding TrkH family potassium uptake protein: METIGPREARALAERRAARVFYVHPLLRHSMVSLAAAGITHLLSAVTGFFSGDVAYSLPVLTWAVLYLGISGVWFAWTRPSRSLTKTEAFILVALAWIFTPLFSAIPVTAVLHIPLIDSWFESISGYTTTGLTTFTGGVDPYFHKYIPSVEEAPPTILWWRAYCQWLGGFGIVVMFFVFARLGGLPAHLVGLAEGRYQRLEPSIAKSLRALMGTYFFLTLVEVLLLYEAGMTLSDAIYHSMTALATGGFSTHSSSIGFYHSVKVELAAIAGMIVGASNFADIYAILMGKRRRLSGEINSLLIVIAVSVSASTLILWRVGVTWAPYHPLREAAFHAISAITGTGFGISDLSKAHDVWKLILSLLMLIGGSVLSTTGGIKQYRLMIMFKNLWWAVKETVYSGIMVTRRVGGYRANPEELLNAFAVITYFFLTWMIGTIALIAFNPEYSAIDAAFEAASALGTVGLSVGIASATASFSAKVIMMILMLLGRLEVIGFFYALEAARRKLRYR; the protein is encoded by the coding sequence TTGGAGACTATTGGCCCGCGGGAGGCCCGTGCACTTGCAGAAAGGAGGGCGGCACGAGTATTCTATGTGCACCCGCTCCTCCGCCACAGCATGGTGTCGTTGGCGGCGGCGGGGATAACGCACCTGCTCTCAGCCGTGACCGGGTTCTTCTCCGGGGACGTTGCCTACTCTCTCCCAGTACTCACATGGGCTGTGCTCTACCTGGGCATCTCTGGTGTCTGGTTCGCCTGGACGAGGCCCTCCCGCAGCCTCACCAAGACAGAGGCCTTCATACTGGTAGCATTGGCCTGGATCTTCACCCCACTGTTCTCCGCCATACCGGTTACCGCTGTGCTCCACATACCGTTGATAGACTCGTGGTTCGAGTCTATAAGCGGCTACACGACGACGGGCCTAACGACGTTCACCGGTGGCGTGGACCCCTACTTCCACAAATACATACCGAGCGTGGAGGAGGCTCCTCCAACAATCCTCTGGTGGAGGGCCTACTGCCAGTGGCTCGGAGGCTTCGGCATAGTAGTGATGTTCTTCGTGTTCGCCAGGCTAGGCGGGCTCCCAGCCCACTTGGTCGGCCTAGCCGAGGGGAGGTATCAGAGACTCGAGCCAAGCATCGCTAAGAGCCTCAGAGCACTCATGGGCACATACTTCTTCCTAACCCTTGTAGAAGTGCTCCTCCTCTACGAGGCGGGCATGACGCTCAGCGATGCAATATATCACTCGATGACTGCTCTCGCGACCGGAGGCTTCTCGACTCACAGCTCTAGCATAGGCTTCTACCACTCGGTGAAAGTAGAGCTAGCAGCCATAGCTGGCATGATTGTTGGTGCGTCGAACTTCGCCGACATCTACGCCATTCTCATGGGTAAGAGGAGGAGGCTCAGCGGCGAAATAAACTCCCTACTAATAGTCATAGCGGTCTCAGTCTCTGCTTCAACTCTTATCCTCTGGCGCGTAGGAGTAACATGGGCGCCCTATCACCCGCTACGAGAGGCAGCGTTCCACGCGATAAGCGCTATCACGGGCACGGGTTTCGGCATAAGCGATCTCTCCAAGGCGCACGACGTCTGGAAGCTCATCCTCTCGCTCCTAATGCTGATAGGCGGCTCAGTGTTATCGACGACTGGTGGCATAAAGCAGTACCGCCTCATGATAATGTTCAAGAACCTCTGGTGGGCGGTGAAGGAGACCGTTTACAGCGGCATAATGGTTACGAGGAGAGTCGGGGGCTACAGGGCAAACCCCGAGGAGCTACTGAACGCGTTCGCCGTGATAACCTACTTCTTCCTAACCTGGATGATAGGGACGATAGCCCTCATAGCGTTCAACCCGGAGTACAGCGCTATAGACGCGGCATTCGAGGCGGCAAGCGCCCTCGGCACAGTCGGGCTAAGCGTGGGAATAGCCTCGGCCACCGCCTCGTTCTCGGCAAAAGTCATAATGATGATACTTATGCTGCTCGGCAGGCTCGAGGTGATAGGCTTCTTCTACGCACTCGAAGCAGCCAGAAGGAAGCTAAGGTACCGCTAA
- a CDS encoding antitoxin family protein translates to MSRVIEAVYEKGVLKPLGKIELKDGERVKIIVLTNRDFYDLVEKLELEAKEDIDKTMAEIRERSREST, encoded by the coding sequence GTGTCAAGGGTGATTGAAGCTGTTTATGAAAAAGGTGTGCTTAAGCCGTTGGGGAAGATTGAGTTAAAAGATGGCGAAAGAGTAAAGATTATTGTTCTCACCAATCGAGATTTTTATGATCTCGTCGAGAAACTTGAGCTTGAGGCGAAGGAGGACATAGACAAGACTATGGCTGAGATACGTGAGCGCAGTAGAGAGAGCACCTAG